In the genome of Hippoglossus hippoglossus isolate fHipHip1 chromosome 9, fHipHip1.pri, whole genome shotgun sequence, the window agggagggaggggaaagaggaagagaggatgcagggaggagatggaggagggtgaggagagagaggaagagggatgacGGAGCAGatagaggagagaggggagggggcgtttcttttctccatctccagTGGGAGCAGAGGCCtgatgggtgtgtttgtgtgtgtgtgtgtgtgtgtgtgtgtgtgtgtgtgtgtgtgcatgtgtgcgcatgTGCCTCCCTCCGTCATGTGTCTACAGCACCTCCTGTGGCCAAAAGGCAGCACAGCACCCAGCTCAGGTGACATTGGTGGGTGGGCTTTAGGGCGACAAACAGCTTGCGCAACATTGCTGACgtcacaaacacatacacacaaacacatacacacactgtcacacactgcaCTGGGATCTGggatcacacacaaacacacacacacacacacacacactggtagaAAACAGAATAAGGCCTCTTTCTCCTCGCTGGTGTCTCCTGACTGCAGAGCCTCCAGgtcaagtctgtgtgtgtctgtgtgtgttgtgtgtttctgtgaacatgcatgtgtgtgtgtgtgtgtctgtgtgcacgtggGGGAGCGGTCAGAGTCTCGGTCGATGGTGGACGGTGATAACAGACCTGTTCAGCCCTGTGACTCATGACTGGGCAGTTTTCTGCTCGTCTGTATTTCAGGTTTCATTTTCGACCTTCGTGTTTATGCAGTTTGGTCCAGAAGCGATTCATCGGTTAATGAATCTGCAGAAAATGTTCCTGAAGGATTTGATCGTTTATTGACAGGTTTCACCTCCTGACATGTTTATTCTATCACTGCAATTTAAGCATCTCAGTGCTGTCGGTTGGACAAAGTCATTTTAACTGTCAACTTGTATTTTAGAAAGTTATGGGAGTTATTAACGGTATCTTGACATTTTATTCACGAAAACAAAACTTCCCAAACTTTCTCAACTTCAGCAAAGACTCTGAGGCCGACAACCGGATTCGTACATTAACCAGAAAGTAGCACAACACTGAAGTGAAGGCAGCTCTGTTGTTTCAATGTGAACAGGCtgtaaaatattttgtctttaaaaccAATAAATAATCCTGACAAATATTCGTGATCTTAATATTGATCAAAATAATCATGATAACCATTTTGGTCATAATTGTTCTATTCACGAATACATTATTCTCAAGTAATGTTGGAATGTGAGTAacaatattatgtttttaaatgtctttgagCACCTTCGCTATGGTAAAACACTGCactaatatataataaataatcagtAATATATTGAATAATAGTTTCCCTTGTGAATTAAAGCCTGAACTGAGAAGTGACCAGTATATTAGGTACACCCATGTAAAACCAATTCACTCTAATGTcctgaaaaacaaatttgaagGTTATGATGGGGAAAGTTTTGGAGGCGGCAGATTGTGGTGCTCGTGAATTATATTGTGTTATTCTGAGAGGTATTTCTAATTTCGTGTTTTTTAGGTGCAGattattttaaatactttatttgcTTTGATTTAGTTTACCTGTTCTGGCTGAGTCACGAGATAAAAACTGGGTTATTGAaggatttcacaaaatgttttgatgaaatataagaaaaagGTTGGACTCGATAAATACTCCGTCCTggacatgatttatttatttgaacatttgttGCTATGTCTATTTCTTACTTGCTTAGATCTagatgttttaattttaatcaTTTGTGAAATAGAAACGtaacctcttcctctcctctcctccagggggcctctccagctcctcggACAGTCAGCCGGCGGTGGTCCGGTACAGCCTGGACCAGCGGCCCACCACCCTCCCCATCCAGCCCTTCACCTTCCACCACACGTTTGCCTCTAAACCCCCCCAGCCCAAGCCCCTGCTGCCCCTGCTCACGGGTTACGTCTCGGGGATGCAGGCCCGCTCCAGTTCCGGCTCCGGCTCTGGTTCTGGTGGTGCGgtgggggaggatggggaggatgCAGCTGAAAATGTGCACAGTTACCAGGGGGCTCTGGCTGGGGAAGCCCCTCCCCCTGGATCAGTTCGTCCCTCGCCCCTCGGGAGCTACTCCCCGGTTCGTCTCCAGGGGGCGCCCAGCTCTGGGAcctgctccacctgcagccCCAGCCCTCAGCCGCCTCACAGCCCCTCCTGCCCGCTGTCAGCCGGCTTCAGCCCCCTGCACTCCCCCAAACAGGGAGGGGGTTCAGCACCGTCGACCCCCCCGCCTCCATCGCTGGGCGTGAAGAGGGGGGCGGTGCCGCCCATGCTGCCGGCGGTGCAGGGACACTGCTTCCACCGTGGAGCTCCGACGAGTCTACCAGCGCTGCACAGTGACACGCTGAGTCCACTGGGATGTGTGGACTCTGGGAAACACGGCGAGGGAAGCAACGGCTCTGGAGCCAGGACACAGAATGGTAGGTTCcagaagttattattattattattattattattcatgttgtgttcTCAAGAGTGAAAGCTGCTGGTGCTCAAGGAAATACAAGTCACAATGTAAAtgttgacaaaaaacaaactccaaCAATATTTCCGTTAAGATCTCGAGCCTGGTTTGGTTCAAAAGACATTTagcattatttatattataacttttattataACTTCTTTgatctttgttttgtgttcacATAATGAGGATCAAATTATGTTGAGTTGCTCATTTTCTGTAaaaagtcagagtgagtccatgtgaggaaacagcaggacaatgtcctgaagcgtcccagtgagcgagtggacgtgttgatgaggtttctaacacgtgacggacgtgaaactggaagaacacaaacatctcaggatgaagaagaggagccgtacacgtagaagacgaagacgtcaacttggaaacacgaggaggttccagatcttttggtgatgagggccgacgccggtgtggatgagctgtaaacaacaacactgatctttccacagcagagtttatacgtcatgtccggcctcctgctgctctacaggctccgcccctgctgctctacaggctccgcccctcgtctggacgttccccacatgttcctgttggtgtgaacgagtcgggacccgacaacctgctgctgctgcttcacaggagaaactcagaaacagaaaaaaatctctTGTAAAAGCAGGAATGAGCTTTTCCACTCTTTCTGTCCgctctgtgtctgtggtcaTGTTTCCTGTTCTGTTCTTCATGACTTTACATCTGATCTCTAAACTCTCGATTTCCTTCCTGTTTTGATCctgaattgatttttttgtcAGTTCACTGCCCAAAGTTTAGAAAACgaaacatttaattttgatCGTTTTTGTGACGTTTTCATGAGGAAACAAACATCTGAGGTTTTCACGTCACAGATATAAATTAAATGTCTCTTTAGAAGAATCtcttatctttctctctttttctctgtcttcccTCCCTTCACGCATGGACTTGTATCTTCTtcaccttttcctcctcttcctcttctttcaccCCAAACATCTCACCCATCCATCTTCTCAATAAACCACTACCCCCCTCCGTCATGATctaaacaccccccccctccctgacAGCTCACCACCTCTCTCCTCAAGCCCTCAAATGGAGGGAGTACCGCCGGCGAAACCCACTGGGGCTGGAGAGGGTCTCCGGCGTAGGATCGTCCGTCCTGTCCGGCAACACTGACACCCGAAGGGGCGGGGGGACACGGCCTGCCAGGCGCAACGTGTTCGATTTCCCAGCGGCGCCCTGTGGCTACACGCTGGGACGGATTAATGGTGCCAATTGTCTTATTGTCAGAATTATGACGAtttgtaaaagtgtttttttctccacgTCACACCTGCTGATCCTGAAAAATGCTTCTCATGCTTCGAATtgatgtgtgttgatgttgtgttgtgtcttattgtgtgtttacgtgtgtgtctCCGCAGTCGGCCAATCAGCTAAGCTGCAGCAGAGCTACACCGATTTCCTGCCGGACTATTTCTCCATGACCGAGAAGCCGCCGGAGGAGTTCTGCCTCTCCCCCGACGCCACCTCTTCATcgtcctcctgctcttcctcacACACCCACATCTCTGTGGACCTGTCGCTGAAGAGAGGTGAGGCCCTGCTGCTTAGTtacatatactatatatattaatatatatatatatatatattaatatatagtgtgtgtgtaacccGCTGCCTTCATTCACTCAGCGAGTCTGTATTTGTGGAGCatctctcggtctctctcttCGACAACGGGAACTTTTCCACATGAACTTTTAGAAGCGAAGGAATTTAATCACTTTATCAAAATAATTAAGTTCAGAAAAATAAGTtcctattaaaaaaaagtggatGAACTTCATCCCGATTGGTCAAACTCAAGCCTTCATACTAGTACGACACTAGTGCAGAGTTATACATACAGTCCATGATTAAAGAGGCTATTTCTGTAttactacatttatttatttctctatttctgAGGTTTATAGTCGTGTGATTATCTGATCAATTGCTTCTGTCTTGATATATCAGTTTTCTGATCTCAGCCGATATGAGCCTATCACAGATATCTCATTATCTGTGTTTATGGTTTACGATTTGCAGTCACGTGATACCAGGTTATAAAGGTATTGATGCAGTGAGACATCGTAATAAGTTATAGTTAAAATGACcagaaaacagattttcagTGGTTGCTTGTATCTCTGACTCTCTGACGTTAGAAAAGACCTGTCGGTGAATCTCTGTGAATTTAGTCTCTGTGGAGAATCACAGACGCCACATGTCCACGCGGTGCGGTGGGGGTGAGGGTGTTTCACCAGAGAGCCGTCCTCCGTGTGAAGAGGCCACTCGACGGCGAGGAGCGTCATTAGAGGCCCGTTGAAGCAGCAGGGGGTCGTAAGAAGTCCTTCATGAGGAGCATCCAGGTTTTACTCCCTAactgctgaagtgtcctcgaGCAAGACGCCATTTACTGAACCTTTCTCACCCTGACTTCAGATACACCCTCcaagaggtgtgtttttatccATCAGCCGCCAAGAGGCACAGTTTGTTATAAACCTATAggtaactttattttttacatttaatttctaGAAACacctcgagggaatttcttaaaatttagTTCATTCACTTAACCGGATTATAACTTTAGAGGTCAAAGGTTGagattcatgttttgttttcctctctctctccagctttgGTGAAAGCAGTGAACACAGCAGTGGATCTGATTGTGGCTCATTTCGGAACCAGTCGAGATCCAGACGTGAAGGTGAATGTTCATCAATGGTtgattaatgttaatgttgatAAAGAAACAGTTTTAGAATGATTGAGTTAAAAGAACGTGAACCTTCCAGCAGGTGAAGTGCAGAAATCTCACAGACAGATGGCGCCAGAACTCTTACCTGAGTTCCTCTTGTAGTCAGGGATCGTGTGacgtgtgttcatgtgtttgaaGGAAAGATATTTATTGCTATAtacttattatattatatcatgaTACTTATGTCTTAAGtctttttatcttattattacGGTGTTGCATCAGTGTGTCGGTGAATCTGTAACAGTCACatcttttgtttggtttgtaatTGATCTGttacttgattttattttgaacgAACCAGGCAACAATCACTGATATTTAATATGAGACATATAATTGGTCCcttgtgagtttgttttttatctcgGAGCCAATAAGACGTTAAACAAACGAGGCTCCAGATAAATCTCCTCctgagaagaggagagaagcagaTGCAGAGAATCAGTGAATTCAATCTGTTTCTTTCTTAAGCCTAAATCCAAAGTTCCATATCTTCACATGTCCCTTTACTTTCCCTGTATCCCTCGTAACGTTTCTCCAGGCGAAGCTGGGGAACAGCTGGGTGAGTCCCAACGTGGGGCACCTCATCCTGAAGTACCTGTGCCCGGCCCTGCACGACGTGCTGCAGGACGGCCTGAAGGCCTACGTGCTGGACCTGATCATCGGGCAGCGGCGCTGTCAGCCCTGGAGCCTGGTGGAGGCCTCCACTCAGCTGggtgaggacgaggaggaggacatgaATATCTAAAGACCTGGGGTTTCCTAGTTCATTCTTGTGTTTACCGTCACAGGACAGTTACTGTGTCATGAGAACAAGCAGCcctgttatgtgtgtgtgagtctttcCGTTTGTCTCCTGTCAGGCCCGTCCACTCGCGTCCTCCACAGCTTGTTCTCGAAGGTGAGCCAGTTCTCCGAGCTCAGCAGCCACAGCATGAGGATGAACTCCTTCATCTTCGGTCTGCTCAAGTGAGTCACTTCTCCTTCCAGCAGTTTCCTCTTTCACTGGGATAATGACTGAGAACCTGGAAGTTGGAAGTTCGGTCAAATGGTCAAAATGATGTTTTTCACTTCACTACTTTCCTCCAGTGACCggaggttttgtgttttgaggTTGTGCGTCTGTTTCCTTCTTGTCAACACAATGTCACAAAAACCCCTCGAGGGAATTTCCTCAgtttaactgatttgattttttgTGGTAAAAGGTCAAACGTTTAACCTTGTGAACATGTTATCTTAAAAACACCTTAAGGGGATTCCTTTAATATTTGGCACAAGCGTCCACTTAGCCctcaggatgaactgattagatttgggtggtgAAAGGTCTCGTTGGCCTCCTGCAGTTATCTTCTttcattctgctgcagttttaatGTTTGACTTATCGTCTATTTCAGCCTGAAATCTTTGGAGTTCTGGTTCAATCACCTCTACACACATGAAGGTGAGATAACGTGTGCGTTGTTTATCATCTCCAAACACCTCTTGAGTCTTGAATCCGCCTCTGATTCTTTCTGTTTCCCTTTCCTCAGATATCATAGCGGCACACTACAACCCGTGGGGTTTCCTTCCCCTGTCGCAGGGCGCCTGCCAGCCTCTCTTCGaggagctcctcctcctgctgcagccgctgTCGCTGCTCCCCTTCGACCTGGACCTCCTGTTCGAGCCGCACCTCCTCCAAAAGGGCCAGGAGCACCTGCGTCGCAAGGAGCAGCTGTGCTCTGCGGGCCAGAGCGTCGACCAGTCGGCTCGCTCCACCTTCCAGCTCATGCGAGGGTGGAGCACCACCGTGAGCGAAATGGTCAGAGACTCGAGCGGCGAGCTGAAAAAGGAGAGGGCGGGGCTGAGACGGGAGGGAACGTGGCCGAGGATGGAAGGAGCCAAGTCGAgaagggaggggtgggggttcAAATCGAGTGTGAGGAAGGAGGGGGACGCAACGGAGAGCATGACAGCCGGACCTGTTAGCAGACAGTCGACGATGGAGGTAGGGTTTTCCAATCtttggaaggagagggggaCAAGTGAGGAGAGGGTGAAAGGTGTGGGCCAGGAGAGCCAGGGAGAAGGGGAGGATGGACAAGAGAAGgaccggaggaagaggaaagagaaggatcCAGCTGAAGAAGGGCGTCAGTGGCAGGACAGACAGGCCGGGTGGTGGTACCAGCTCATGCAGTCCTCCCAGGTCTACATCGACCAATCCACGGAGAAGACCAAGTTTGTGAAGAccgagaagaggaagaggtcatCGGCGAGACGACAGGGCCGGCTACCGCCCACCAGGGAGGGCGTGGTGGAGGGGGCAGAGTCAAGCCAACAAGGGGAGGGCTGCAGGAGCAGGAAGAGCAACAGTAGCTCCAGCGAGGAGTCGGGCGGACCCTGGGGGAGACCCTCGTGGATGGGCAGCCCCCCCGAGTCTGTTCTCAACcaggagaaagagacaaaacctGTGGAGGTCACGGGCACCGGGGCCCCGGCTGCAGCCCGGGTGGAGAGCCCCTCACAGGGACAGAGTTTGCGTTGGGGCAGGCTCTTCGGAGCGAGTCTCGGTTCTCCTTCCAGAGCGGAGGCAGCTGAGCAGAGGGCGAGAAGTCAGAGGAGCAGGTAGGTTCAGACTCTGAagtacattaaaaacacaagttcaCACATTATCTTCCACAAGTGACTGGAGAGAAGCCAAAGTGTTTTCCTGGGATTTGTTGCAGCTGAGATAAATACAGAATTATTAGACTCATCTTTAAAGTCTCAAGTCTCAACCTTGATCTAACTCAGCCCTCGGTATGAtcagtcttcttctccttcgtCCCTCAGGCCTCCGTCGGGTTGGCTCGGTCTGGACAGGTCCGTCCTCGACCTCGTGGCCCAGACGATCGGAGCAGGAGGCAGCGGGAAGAAGACGGAGCCTCAGACTCCTCCCGCCCAGAACGCACACCCCCCCCCGAGGTGGACTCAACCACCTGAAGCCAGACGACAGCCTCTGTGGTGAGCGAGTCGTCCTGATCCGTCAAACACGTGATCCTCCACTCATCCAGTTTTATACTTCAGAATAAAGCTATaggaaaacaataacaacttCAGGAagctttattttagtttaaagcTTAGTGTCAGAATGTTTTCAACTCATTTTTAATTCCACTACATTCGATTTGTTTGAAAGATGCAGTATAAATAAGGTTGTATTGATCGAATATAAGGAATTAA includes:
- the rusc2 gene encoding iporin isoform X2, which codes for MMDSPPKLSGETLIVHHIPLVHCQVSGGRQGGCGSSLKRSNAFTLPENLGLSRTTSLPERDILQREALLYSSLIQTSSGSCSSHNRGRERKGGGKGGSTASDDSSFTSSNSEDQLINAHTLPRAKPRNRNPFRHNPFLLTTENDNDEEEEDDGDNLSGYLEDSSFHLHSDTNSALDDGMASFRLHDLGFASEPFLLHSSVGGSRRESLRAVASDLSNHLEDLNILGLDSQRRLGSSGSNMSMDCGEQDWGDDEEDEDHPMRCGRSSKTGSYSSSSSAQHCSCCVLSQNYPQQFPETFSEPFTACQQGYGSDSSCNSSDGVLVNFSAIFNKMNNGIPEKPPAPGLTNLNSSTDHSCTSSVSDPAGNQRDSSGGAFYLDLHTSPTEPPRSQQQPSCLGNTFPLIREPHLSTSSTCSCSVEHQGALDLDANCNSYHPPHSGSSGDLASCLQSQARLVVATQNYYKLVTCDLSSQSSPSPVGSSVNSCSDEHSKGSPTPTQPSEYFLFRQQAEQDGVDEEEEEEEEEEEEETKNHQADVGAEAAPAVIEGQVYVNTSPPVAGRALIGSGASSGNRPRSRSYDRNLDKSPSPRLGSLERMLSCPVRLSDGAAPTPPPPPRVTSFAEIARSKRRNGATGGSPSMKAAADPFSSTYSAHSHSSVDFSPILEQRAEADSQSLSPAPFTRCYSHGSIERHLEGARETRAKAEGGLSSSSDSQPAVVRYSLDQRPTTLPIQPFTFHHTFASKPPQPKPLLPLLTGYVSGMQARSSSGSGSGSGGAVGEDGEDAAENVHSYQGALAGEAPPPGSVRPSPLGSYSPVRLQGAPSSGTCSTCSPSPQPPHSPSCPLSAGFSPLHSPKQGGGSAPSTPPPPSLGVKRGAVPPMLPAVQGHCFHRGAPTSLPALHSDTLSPLGCVDSGKHGEGSNGSGARTQNAHHLSPQALKWREYRRRNPLGLERVSGVGSSVLSGNTDTRRGGGTRPARRNVFDFPAAPCGYTLGRINVGQSAKLQQSYTDFLPDYFSMTEKPPEEFCLSPDATSSSSSCSSSHTHISVDLSLKRALVKAVNTAVDLIVAHFGTSRDPDVKAKLGNSWVSPNVGHLILKYLCPALHDVLQDGLKAYVLDLIIGQRRCQPWSLVEASTQLGPSTRVLHSLFSKVSQFSELSSHSMRMNSFIFGLLNLKSLEFWFNHLYTHEDIIAAHYNPWGFLPLSQGACQPLFEELLLLLQPLSLLPFDLDLLFEPHLLQKGQEHLRRKEQLCSAGQSVDQSARSTFQLMRGWSTTVSEMVRDSSGELKKERAGLRREGTWPRMEGAKSRREGWGFKSSVRKEGDATESMTAGPVSRQSTMEVGFSNLWKERGTSEERVKGVGQESQGEGEDGQEKDRRKRKEKDPAEEGRQWQDRQAGWWYQLMQSSQVYIDQSTEKTKFVKTEKRKRSSARRQGRLPPTREGVVEGAESSQQGEGCRSRKSNSSSSEESGGPWGRPSWMGSPPESVLNQEKETKPVEVTGTGAPAAARVESPSQGQSLRWGRLFGASLGSPSRAEAAEQRARSQRSRPPSGWLGLDRSVLDLVAQTIGAGGSGKKTEPQTPPAQNAHPPPRWTQPPEARRQPLCEVRALCHHIATEPGQLSFSKGDVLLVLSKADPDWLLCSLGSTRGLVPIIYVTLNSMDDSRDAAGLC
- the rusc2 gene encoding iporin isoform X1 — encoded protein: MMDSPPKLSGETLIVHHIPLVHCQVSGGRQGGCGSSLKRSNAFTLPENLGLSRTTSLPERDILQREALLYSSLIQTSSGSCSSHNRGRERKGGGKGGSTASDDSSFTSSNSEDQLINAHTLPRAKPRNRNPFRHNPFLLTTENDNDEEEEDDGDNLSGYLEDSSFHLHSDTNSALDDGMASFRLHDLGFASEPFLLHSSVGGSRRESLRAVASDLSNHLEDLNILGLDSQRRLGSSGSNMSMDCGEQDWGDDEEDEDHPMRCGRSSKTGSYSSSSSAQHCSCCVLSQNYPQQFPETFSEPFTACQQGYGSDSSCNSSDGVLVNFSAIFNKMNNGIPEKPPAPGLTNLNSSTDHSCTSSVSDPAGNQRDSSGGAFYLDLHTSPTEPPRSQQQPSCLGNTFPLIREPHLSTSSTCSCSVEHQGALDLDANCNSYHPPHSGSSGDLASCLQSQARLVVATQNYYKLVTCDLSSQSSPSPVGSSVNSCSDEHSKGSPTPTQPSEYFLFRQQAEQDGVDEEEEEEEEEGESSKEDDNDDDDEEEEEETKNHQADVGAEAAPAVIEGQVYVNTSPPVAGRALIGSGASSGNRPRSRSYDRNLDKSPSPRLGSLERMLSCPVRLSDGAAPTPPPPPRVTSFAEIARSKRRNGATGGSPSMKAAADPFSSTYSAHSHSSVDFSPILEQRAEADSQSLSPAPFTRCYSHGSIERHLEGARETRAKAEGGLSSSSDSQPAVVRYSLDQRPTTLPIQPFTFHHTFASKPPQPKPLLPLLTGYVSGMQARSSSGSGSGSGGAVGEDGEDAAENVHSYQGALAGEAPPPGSVRPSPLGSYSPVRLQGAPSSGTCSTCSPSPQPPHSPSCPLSAGFSPLHSPKQGGGSAPSTPPPPSLGVKRGAVPPMLPAVQGHCFHRGAPTSLPALHSDTLSPLGCVDSGKHGEGSNGSGARTQNAHHLSPQALKWREYRRRNPLGLERVSGVGSSVLSGNTDTRRGGGTRPARRNVFDFPAAPCGYTLGRINVGQSAKLQQSYTDFLPDYFSMTEKPPEEFCLSPDATSSSSSCSSSHTHISVDLSLKRALVKAVNTAVDLIVAHFGTSRDPDVKAKLGNSWVSPNVGHLILKYLCPALHDVLQDGLKAYVLDLIIGQRRCQPWSLVEASTQLGPSTRVLHSLFSKVSQFSELSSHSMRMNSFIFGLLNLKSLEFWFNHLYTHEDIIAAHYNPWGFLPLSQGACQPLFEELLLLLQPLSLLPFDLDLLFEPHLLQKGQEHLRRKEQLCSAGQSVDQSARSTFQLMRGWSTTVSEMVRDSSGELKKERAGLRREGTWPRMEGAKSRREGWGFKSSVRKEGDATESMTAGPVSRQSTMEVGFSNLWKERGTSEERVKGVGQESQGEGEDGQEKDRRKRKEKDPAEEGRQWQDRQAGWWYQLMQSSQVYIDQSTEKTKFVKTEKRKRSSARRQGRLPPTREGVVEGAESSQQGEGCRSRKSNSSSSEESGGPWGRPSWMGSPPESVLNQEKETKPVEVTGTGAPAAARVESPSQGQSLRWGRLFGASLGSPSRAEAAEQRARSQRSRPPSGWLGLDRSVLDLVAQTIGAGGSGKKTEPQTPPAQNAHPPPRWTQPPEARRQPLCEVRALCHHIATEPGQLSFSKGDVLLVLSKADPDWLLCSLGSTRGLVPIIYVTLNSMDDSRDAAGLC
- the rusc2 gene encoding iporin isoform X3, translating into MMDSPPKLSGETLIVHHIPLVHCQVSGGRQGGCGSSLKRSNAFTLPENLGLSRTTSLPERDILQREALLYSSLIQTSSGSCSSHNRGRERKGGGKGGSTASDDSSFTSSNSEDQLINAHTLPRAKPRNRNPFRHNPFLLTTENDNDEEEEDDGDNLSGYLEDSSFHLHSDTNSALDDGMASFRLHDLGFASEPFLLHSSVGGSRRESLRAVASDLSNHLEDLNILGLDSQRRLGSSGSNMSMDCGEQDWGDDEEDEDHPMRCGRSSKTGSYSSSSSAQHCSCCVLSQNYPQQFPETFSEPFTACQQGYGSDSSCNSSDGVLVNFSAIFNKMNNGIPEKPPAPGLTNLNSSTDHSCTSSVSDPAGNQRDSSGGAFYLDLHTSPTEPPRSQQQPSCLGNTFPLIREPHLSTSSTCSCSVEHQGALDLDANCNSYHPPHSGSSGDLASCLQSQARLVVATQNYYKLVTCDLSSQSSPSPVGSSVNSCSDEHSKGSPTPTQPSEYFLFRQQAEQDGVDEEEEEEEEEGESSKEDDNDDDDEEEEEETKNHQADVGAEAAPAVIEGQVYVNTSPPVAGRALIGSGASSGNRPRSRSYDRNLDKSPSPRLGSLERMLSCPVRLSDGAAPTPPPPPRVTSFAEIARSKRRNGATGGSPSMKAAADPFSSTYSAHSHSSVDFSPILEQRAEADSQSLSPAPFTRCYSHGSIERHLEGARETRAKAEGGLSSSSDSQPAVVRYSLDQRPTTLPIQPFTFHHTFASKPPQPKPLLPLLTGYVSGMQARSSSGSGSGSGGAVGEDGEDAAENVHSYQGALAGEAPPPGSVRPSPLGSYSPVRLQGAPSSGTCSTCSPSPQPPHSPSCPLSAGFSPLHSPKQGGGSAPSTPPPPSLGVKRGAVPPMLPAVQGHCFHRGAPTSLPALHSDTLSPLGCVDSGKHGEGSNGSGARTQNVGQSAKLQQSYTDFLPDYFSMTEKPPEEFCLSPDATSSSSSCSSSHTHISVDLSLKRALVKAVNTAVDLIVAHFGTSRDPDVKAKLGNSWVSPNVGHLILKYLCPALHDVLQDGLKAYVLDLIIGQRRCQPWSLVEASTQLGPSTRVLHSLFSKVSQFSELSSHSMRMNSFIFGLLNLKSLEFWFNHLYTHEDIIAAHYNPWGFLPLSQGACQPLFEELLLLLQPLSLLPFDLDLLFEPHLLQKGQEHLRRKEQLCSAGQSVDQSARSTFQLMRGWSTTVSEMVRDSSGELKKERAGLRREGTWPRMEGAKSRREGWGFKSSVRKEGDATESMTAGPVSRQSTMEVGFSNLWKERGTSEERVKGVGQESQGEGEDGQEKDRRKRKEKDPAEEGRQWQDRQAGWWYQLMQSSQVYIDQSTEKTKFVKTEKRKRSSARRQGRLPPTREGVVEGAESSQQGEGCRSRKSNSSSSEESGGPWGRPSWMGSPPESVLNQEKETKPVEVTGTGAPAAARVESPSQGQSLRWGRLFGASLGSPSRAEAAEQRARSQRSRPPSGWLGLDRSVLDLVAQTIGAGGSGKKTEPQTPPAQNAHPPPRWTQPPEARRQPLCEVRALCHHIATEPGQLSFSKGDVLLVLSKADPDWLLCSLGSTRGLVPIIYVTLNSMDDSRDAAGLC